From Vigna unguiculata cultivar IT97K-499-35 chromosome 5, ASM411807v1, whole genome shotgun sequence, the proteins below share one genomic window:
- the LOC114185794 gene encoding trihelix transcription factor GT-3b-like codes for MEGHHLHHHHHQRQQHQQQHHHQQQHHHPHNITTSANVDATDRFPQWSIQETKEFLVIRAELDQTFMETKRNKQLWEVISNRMKEKGFHRSAEQCKCKWKNLVTRYKGCEAIEPEAMRQQFPFYNEVQAIFASRMQRMLWAEAEGGGSKKKVVQLSSEEEEEGNEESEGDQKGSVMKKKKKGKMVIGGGSGGSNNSNMEGLKEMMEEFMRQQMQMEAQWMEAFEARENERRMKEMEWRQTMEALENERMMMDQRWREREEQRRIREELRAEKRDALITALLNKLRREEI; via the exons ATGGAGGGTCATCatctccatcaccatcaccatcagCGGCAGCAGCATCAgcaacaacatcatcatcagCAACAGCATCACCACCCTCACAACATCACAACCAGTGCTAACGTGGATGCCACAGACAGATTCCCCCAATGGAGCATCCAAGAGACAAAAGAGTTCCTCGTGATCCGTGCGGAGCTGGATCAGACTTTCATGGAGACAAAGAGGAACAAACAGCTTTGGGAAGTCATCTCCAACCGGATGAAGGAAAAGGGTTTCCATAGAAGTGCAGAACAGTGCAAGTGCAAGTGGAAAAACCTCGTTACCCGCTATAAG GGGTGTGAAGCGATAGAGCCAGAGGCGATGAGGCAGCAATTCCCGTTCTACAACGAGGTTCAAGCGATTTTCGCGTCGAGGATGCAGAGAATGTTGTGGGCGGAAGCAGAAGGAGGAGGGTCGAAGAAGAAGGTGGTGCAGCTCTCGtcggaggaggaggaggagggaaACGAAGAGAGTGAGGGAGATCAGAAGGGTAGCgtgatgaaaaagaagaagaaggggaaGATGGTAATCGGAGGAGGGAGTGGTGGTAGTAATAACAGCAACATGGAGGGTTTGAAGGAGATGATGGAGGAGTTCATGAGGCAACAGATGCAGATGGAGGCACAGTGGATGGAGGCGTTTGAGGCAAGGGAGAACGAGAGGAGGATGAAGGAGATGGAGTGGAGGCAAACCATGGAGGCATTGGAGAATGAGAGGATGATGATGGACCAGAGATGGAGAGAGAGGGAAGAGCAACGAAGGATTAGGGAAGAACTTAGGGCTGAAAAAAGAGATGCTCTAATCACAGCACTTCTCAACAAGCTCAGAAGAGAAGAGATATAG